A single window of Paenibacillus sp. SYP-B4298 DNA harbors:
- a CDS encoding response regulator transcription factor, which translates to MRILIVEDEEYLAEALTQILKKQNYSVDAVHDGVTGLDYAQSGIYDLLLLDIMMPGLDGIGLLRTLRQQGVATPAIFLTAKGDTSDMVAGLDYGADDYIAKPFSTEELLARIRAALRRKGEVVPEDGLRFGDIELNTANLRLSCQGKEMKLNLKENELLELLIMRKQGVTSKEQIIEKLWGFDSEVEYNNVEVYISFLRKKLTFLGSSVRITTIRGVGYVLEVTS; encoded by the coding sequence ATGAGAATCTTAATTGTGGAAGACGAAGAATACTTGGCGGAGGCCTTGACGCAAATATTGAAGAAGCAAAATTACTCGGTCGATGCCGTACATGACGGCGTCACAGGGCTCGATTACGCACAGAGCGGCATCTATGATCTGCTGCTATTGGATATTATGATGCCAGGGCTGGACGGGATCGGACTGCTGCGAACACTGCGCCAGCAAGGCGTCGCCACACCCGCTATCTTCCTGACTGCGAAGGGGGACACCTCCGACATGGTCGCCGGGCTTGATTATGGAGCGGATGACTACATCGCCAAGCCCTTCTCCACTGAGGAGCTGCTGGCACGCATTCGGGCGGCGCTGCGGCGCAAGGGCGAGGTGGTGCCGGAGGACGGACTGAGGTTCGGCGATATTGAGTTGAACACCGCCAATCTGCGGTTGTCCTGCCAAGGAAAAGAAATGAAGCTGAACCTGAAGGAGAATGAACTGCTCGAGCTGCTTATTATGCGTAAGCAGGGCGTCACCTCCAAGGAGCAGATCATTGAGAAGCTGTGGGGCTTTGATTCTGAGGTCGAGTATAACAATGTCGAGGTCTACATCTCATTTTTGCGCAAAAAACTGACCTTCCTGGGGTCCTCAGTTCGTATCACTACCATCCGGGGCGTCGGCTATGTGCTGGAGGTGACGAGCTGA
- a CDS encoding AAA family ATPase, producing the protein MLKSLTVSNFRVFKDPVTINFSKVRDYKFNQMCIKNNLINKAILYGRNATGKSNLGYALLDIRTMVLPISTPLGDESGFLHANAAEAAAVFEYSFIINGHEIQYRYEKTSFREIKFERLMLDNVELYHFDFERQQGDFTAFLHYDELKHLNISDEWDNETSILRYILANAKLKELMILKEWSSFVEGMAMLRPLDGGMRFQGPKIFSHGITKSIIEKKQVHELVRFLSEMEVDIPLKDDLKPDGESGLYFDFQRPLDFVKNASSGTKALTAMFAMLSNLDRITFLYIDEMDANLHFSLAEKIVNTLKSQENCQLIISTHNTDLMSNRIMRPDCYFILTPEYVVSCANATARELREGHNLEKLYQSGEFDEAVST; encoded by the coding sequence ATGTTAAAGTCGCTGACGGTCTCCAACTTCCGAGTGTTCAAAGACCCCGTGACAATAAATTTCTCAAAGGTCAGAGACTATAAATTCAATCAAATGTGTATAAAAAACAATCTGATTAATAAAGCCATTCTTTACGGCAGAAATGCAACAGGCAAATCCAATCTCGGCTATGCGCTTCTTGACATCCGAACCATGGTACTGCCCATATCAACACCATTGGGCGATGAGTCAGGCTTTCTTCATGCAAATGCCGCGGAAGCGGCTGCCGTCTTCGAGTACAGCTTTATCATCAACGGACATGAAATTCAGTACAGGTATGAAAAAACCTCTTTCCGGGAAATAAAGTTTGAACGATTAATGCTCGACAATGTAGAACTGTATCATTTTGACTTTGAAAGACAGCAGGGTGATTTCACAGCATTTCTCCATTACGACGAACTAAAGCATTTAAATATTTCCGATGAATGGGATAATGAAACGTCAATTTTAAGGTACATTCTCGCCAATGCAAAACTGAAAGAGCTCATGATTCTAAAAGAATGGAGCAGCTTTGTGGAAGGGATGGCCATGTTGCGTCCTTTGGATGGAGGCATGCGATTTCAGGGACCAAAAATTTTCTCTCATGGCATTACCAAGAGCATCATTGAGAAAAAGCAGGTTCATGAGCTGGTTCGCTTTCTGAGTGAAATGGAGGTCGATATTCCCCTAAAGGATGATCTAAAGCCAGATGGCGAAAGCGGACTCTATTTCGATTTCCAAAGACCACTTGATTTTGTAAAAAATGCATCGAGTGGCACAAAGGCACTCACCGCCATGTTTGCCATGCTCAGCAATCTGGATCGCATCACCTTCCTGTACATCGATGAAATGGATGCCAATCTCCATTTTTCCCTTGCTGAAAAAATCGTCAATACTTTAAAAAGCCAGGAGAACTGTCAGCTTATCATCTCTACACATAATACAGACTTAATGTCAAACCGCATTATGCGGCCAGACTGTTATTTTATTCTCACCCCAGAATACGTGGTATCCTGTGCGAATGCTACTGCACGGGAACTGCGAGAAGGTCATAATTTAGAGAAGCTGTACCAGAGTGGAGAATTTGACGAAGCGGTGAGTACATAG
- a CDS encoding DUF4956 domain-containing protein has product MLDSIFSAALTTTELSFSNAVTALLVAVVLGGLISFTYMKTNPGGYTQSFTLTMVMLPVVVAIIILLIGSNIARAFSLAGAFSIIRFRSAPGDPKDITFVLFTMAAGLACGVGAFGYAVLFTLILCVLMVVLHRVRFGSRRAEQKTLKVTIPENLGYEEAFAEVFEQFQVKYELEKIKTTELGSLYELVYKVTLNDHVNQKSFLDAIRCRNGNLDLSLTMTPAVRYENY; this is encoded by the coding sequence ATGCTTGATTCCATCTTTTCCGCAGCCTTGACAACGACTGAGCTCAGCTTCAGCAACGCTGTCACCGCACTGCTTGTCGCTGTTGTACTCGGGGGTCTGATCAGCTTCACCTATATGAAGACCAACCCCGGAGGCTATACACAGAGCTTCACCTTGACGATGGTTATGCTGCCTGTTGTAGTTGCTATTATCATCCTGCTGATTGGCAGCAATATCGCCAGAGCGTTCAGCTTGGCGGGTGCCTTCTCCATTATCCGCTTCCGCAGCGCGCCCGGCGACCCTAAGGATATTACCTTTGTATTGTTCACGATGGCTGCAGGGCTGGCCTGCGGTGTTGGAGCATTTGGCTACGCGGTACTGTTCACGCTCATCCTGTGCGTGCTGATGGTTGTCCTCCATCGTGTCCGCTTCGGCTCCAGACGGGCGGAGCAGAAGACGTTGAAGGTGACCATTCCAGAAAATCTTGGCTATGAGGAAGCCTTCGCTGAAGTGTTCGAGCAATTCCAGGTCAAATACGAGCTGGAGAAGATCAAGACCACCGAGCTCGGCAGTCTATACGAGCTTGTCTATAAAGTTACGTTGAACGATCATGTCAATCAAAAATCATTTCTGGATGCGATTCGTTGCCGGAACGGCAATCTGGATCTCTCGTTAACGATGACGCCTGCTGTACGATATGAAAATTATTAA
- a CDS encoding polyphosphate polymerase domain-containing protein, whose amino-acid sequence MAIEVFNRYENKYLLDDAAYRSFYADLLEYMELDDYNKQHDFYSITNLYFDTRHDSLIRHSLAKPKYKEKLRLRGYGTPQAGGKVYLEIKKKVFGLVNKRRTALKLEEAYEFVRTGIPPEYKEYMNRQVLQEITYFLRQYDLQPKVYLAYERKALFSKANRDLRITFDTNIVCRRHDLKLESGSYGEPLLKPGQWLMEVKAENTIPLWLSQLLSEHGLYRTSFSKYGNEYKKMLRTKQERERVIYA is encoded by the coding sequence ATGGCAATCGAAGTATTTAACCGCTACGAGAACAAATACCTGCTGGATGATGCGGCCTATCGCAGCTTCTATGCGGATCTGCTGGAATATATGGAGTTGGATGACTACAACAAGCAGCATGACTTTTACTCCATTACCAACCTCTATTTCGATACCCGGCATGATTCGCTGATCCGTCACAGCCTCGCCAAGCCCAAGTATAAGGAAAAGCTGCGGCTCAGGGGCTACGGAACACCGCAGGCGGGCGGCAAGGTCTACCTGGAAATTAAGAAAAAGGTGTTTGGCCTTGTGAACAAGCGCCGTACCGCGCTGAAGCTGGAGGAGGCCTACGAATTTGTCCGCACGGGCATCCCGCCCGAGTACAAGGAGTACATGAACAGACAAGTGCTGCAAGAGATTACATACTTCCTGCGACAATATGATTTGCAGCCGAAGGTGTATCTCGCGTATGAACGCAAGGCGCTGTTCAGCAAGGCGAACCGCGATCTGCGCATCACGTTCGACACCAACATCGTCTGCCGGCGGCATGATCTGAAGCTGGAGAGCGGGAGCTATGGCGAGCCGCTGCTGAAGCCGGGTCAATGGCTGATGGAGGTTAAGGCGGAGAATACGATCCCGCTCTGGCTCTCCCAGTTGCTCTCGGAGCACGGTCTGTATCGCACCAGCTTCTCGAAGTACGGCAATGAATACAAGAAAATGCTGAGAACCAAACAAGAAAGGGAGCGTGTTATCTATGCTTGA
- the sfnG gene encoding dimethylsulfone monooxygenase SfnG has product MSLQFAYWVPNVSGGLVISKIPQKTGWSFEDNVRYAKQAEQAGFDYALLQTRFIASYGADNQLEATALASALAAVTDKLKLIAAVLPGLWHPGAIAKAISTIDQVSKGRAAVNIVSGWFKGEFHGFGEPWLDHDERYRRSEEFIRVLRQLWTEEETNFHGDFYRIHGAPHKPKPQVIPPVFQGGNSAAARQMAARVSDWYFMNGNTVDGFRAQIEEVNQLSAAHNRQLKFGVNAFVIVRDTEEEARQVLRDIIAYADPEAVEGFRSQVQFAGKASPEREGMWASSNFDDLVQYNDGFKTGLIGTPEQVADRIIALKRIGVDLILTGFLHYDEDIAHFGEKVIPLVRQKEAALRSIGV; this is encoded by the coding sequence ATGTCTTTACAATTTGCTTATTGGGTTCCCAATGTGAGCGGTGGTCTCGTAATCTCCAAAATCCCGCAGAAGACGGGGTGGTCCTTCGAGGATAATGTGCGGTATGCCAAGCAGGCAGAGCAGGCCGGCTTCGACTATGCGCTGCTGCAGACGCGATTCATTGCGAGCTATGGCGCGGATAATCAACTGGAGGCGACTGCGCTGGCTTCTGCGCTTGCGGCTGTCACCGACAAGCTGAAGCTGATCGCGGCCGTGCTGCCCGGGCTGTGGCATCCCGGTGCAATTGCCAAGGCGATCTCGACGATTGATCAGGTGAGTAAGGGCCGAGCGGCGGTCAATATTGTTAGCGGTTGGTTCAAGGGCGAGTTCCACGGCTTCGGCGAGCCGTGGCTCGATCATGATGAGCGGTATCGCCGTTCAGAGGAGTTCATTCGCGTACTGCGGCAACTATGGACGGAGGAGGAGACGAATTTCCATGGCGACTTCTACCGCATCCACGGCGCACCGCACAAGCCGAAGCCGCAGGTGATTCCGCCGGTGTTCCAGGGGGGCAACTCGGCGGCTGCGCGCCAGATGGCAGCTCGTGTGTCGGACTGGTATTTTATGAACGGCAATACAGTGGACGGCTTCCGGGCACAGATTGAGGAAGTAAACCAACTGTCTGCTGCACATAACCGTCAGTTGAAGTTCGGGGTGAACGCCTTCGTCATTGTGCGCGATACGGAGGAGGAGGCTCGGCAGGTGCTTCGGGATATTATTGCCTACGCTGACCCTGAGGCGGTGGAGGGCTTCCGCAGCCAGGTGCAGTTCGCGGGCAAAGCATCCCCCGAGCGCGAGGGCATGTGGGCCAGCTCCAACTTCGATGATCTGGTGCAATACAATGACGGCTTCAAGACGGGTCTGATTGGCACGCCTGAGCAGGTTGCTGATCGCATCATCGCGCTGAAAAGGATCGGCGTTGATCTGATCTTAACCGGTTTTCTTCATTATGATGAGGATATTGCACACTTTGGCGAGAAGGTCATCCCGCTCGTTCGTCAGAAGGAAGCGGCGCTACGCTCGATTGGCGTCTAA
- a CDS encoding acyl-CoA dehydrogenase family protein: MSTSIQGAVHAQPDYEQLRQEVRRIVEETIRPRAELTDREGIFPRENLLALARSGWNGVLIEERWGGKGLGHLAFAIAAQEVAKACPSTSLVYVMHVGAVQTISLYGNDDQKERWLRPVREGSIGTYSTSERASGGHWWFNFSEASRDGEDYILNAEKSFTTSSGQADFYVTQTRSPGAQTPTDVSFFIVDGKLDGITPGVWEALGVRGNHSGPITYAGVRIAPQDKLGTAGQGREILESGVSPVYLIGLGSTWLGVAEAALAAATDYVQKMTHRDFNKRLADYQVIRQQLAEAKVLVSSLKPWQAELARQLDELQAQGRPQVELLLPLVEFKIHAAEVANKATRAALDVTGGYGYKRGIFERLFRDARAGIAMGPSNNIAREWIGKSLVGLPLELWHEGGD, translated from the coding sequence ATGAGTACATCCATTCAAGGGGCTGTCCATGCGCAGCCGGATTATGAGCAGCTACGGCAGGAGGTGCGCCGCATCGTGGAGGAGACGATTCGTCCGCGCGCCGAATTGACAGACCGCGAGGGTATATTTCCAAGGGAAAATCTCCTGGCCTTAGCCCGGTCAGGCTGGAACGGCGTACTAATTGAGGAGCGCTGGGGCGGCAAAGGGCTGGGACATCTGGCCTTTGCAATTGCTGCTCAGGAGGTGGCGAAGGCTTGCCCATCGACCTCGCTTGTCTACGTCATGCATGTCGGCGCGGTACAGACGATCTCGCTATATGGCAATGACGACCAGAAGGAACGATGGCTGCGGCCTGTTCGCGAGGGCAGCATCGGAACCTATTCGACCAGCGAACGTGCATCTGGCGGCCACTGGTGGTTTAATTTCAGCGAAGCCTCCCGCGATGGGGAGGACTATATTTTGAATGCGGAAAAGTCGTTCACGACCAGCTCCGGTCAGGCGGATTTTTATGTGACGCAGACTCGCTCTCCAGGCGCCCAGACACCGACTGACGTCAGCTTCTTCATCGTCGACGGCAAGCTGGATGGCATCACGCCAGGCGTATGGGAGGCGCTGGGGGTACGCGGTAATCATAGCGGCCCAATCACCTACGCAGGGGTGCGTATTGCCCCGCAGGATAAGCTGGGCACCGCAGGACAGGGGCGCGAAATATTGGAGAGCGGCGTGTCCCCGGTCTACCTGATCGGCCTGGGCTCGACGTGGCTAGGGGTCGCGGAGGCGGCGCTTGCGGCGGCTACGGACTATGTGCAGAAGATGACTCACCGCGACTTCAACAAGCGACTCGCGGATTATCAAGTGATTCGCCAGCAACTGGCAGAGGCGAAGGTGCTCGTCTCCAGTCTGAAGCCGTGGCAGGCTGAACTGGCCCGTCAGCTCGATGAGCTGCAGGCACAAGGTCGTCCGCAGGTCGAGCTGCTGCTGCCGCTGGTGGAATTCAAGATTCATGCCGCCGAGGTGGCGAACAAGGCGACGCGCGCAGCACTGGACGTAACGGGGGGCTACGGCTACAAGCGGGGCATCTTCGAGCGGCTGTTCCGCGATGCGCGGGCAGGGATTGCAATGGGCCCCTCCAACAACATCGCACGCGAATGGATCGGCAAATCGCTCGTCGGCCTGCCATTGGAGCTGTGGCATGAGGGAGGGGACTGA
- a CDS encoding sensor histidine kinase encodes MFTKLRNRFLLLNLVTISILMLVAFASIYTITYRNVENDVRMDLQRTGDFYLKSHNKPNRPQMGFPSTPQGGVSTEAGRSMGLEGMDRAGGPPPERLISFMISTNEQWELLQTDSQLDMDRELYVQALEKAADSGKALGSFSLNGSHWNFAVQRDSEGTRVIFLDTTARQSILSTLIYTFAVVGLVMLVLLFFTSRYFANRSIRPVQEAFEKQKQFIADASHELKTPLTIIHTNADVLLANKEDTIAQQAKWLHYIKSETSRMTKLTNDLLYLTEMDDSRTRMVHAKFNLSEAVENSILTMEAVIFEKQIRLDYNIEANLMVNGSSEQIKQVIMILLDNAVKYTVPKGTVEVMLKKQHHETVLAIRNTGEGIAPEHLTRIFDRFYRADSSRARKQGGHGLGLAIAKSIVDQHKGKLYAASTVGESTTFYMHLT; translated from the coding sequence ATGTTCACGAAGCTGAGAAACCGTTTTTTGCTGCTCAATCTGGTGACCATCTCGATCCTGATGCTGGTTGCCTTCGCCTCCATCTATACGATCACGTACCGCAATGTGGAGAACGATGTGAGGATGGATCTGCAGCGCACCGGGGATTTCTATCTCAAATCACATAACAAGCCCAATCGACCGCAGATGGGCTTTCCATCCACTCCACAGGGCGGGGTGTCCACAGAGGCAGGGCGCAGTATGGGACTAGAGGGGATGGATAGAGCGGGAGGGCCGCCGCCTGAGCGCTTGATTTCCTTCATGATTAGCACAAATGAACAATGGGAGCTGCTGCAGACTGATTCGCAGTTGGATATGGATCGCGAGCTGTATGTACAAGCGCTGGAGAAAGCAGCCGACTCGGGCAAGGCACTCGGAAGCTTCTCCCTGAACGGCAGCCATTGGAACTTTGCAGTCCAGCGAGACAGTGAAGGAACGCGAGTTATTTTTCTGGATACAACCGCGCGGCAGAGCATTCTGTCAACACTCATCTATACATTCGCTGTTGTCGGCCTGGTGATGCTCGTCCTCTTGTTCTTCACCAGCCGCTACTTTGCCAACCGTTCGATCCGTCCCGTGCAAGAAGCCTTCGAGAAGCAGAAGCAGTTCATTGCCGATGCCTCGCATGAGCTGAAGACGCCGCTTACGATCATTCATACGAATGCGGATGTACTGCTTGCCAACAAGGAGGATACGATCGCCCAGCAAGCCAAATGGCTGCATTATATCAAGTCGGAAACCTCGCGCATGACCAAGCTCACGAACGATCTGCTCTACCTGACAGAGATGGACGATTCCCGCACCCGCATGGTACATGCGAAGTTCAATCTGAGCGAAGCGGTGGAGAACAGCATCCTGACGATGGAGGCGGTCATCTTCGAGAAGCAGATTCGGCTGGACTATAACATCGAAGCCAATCTGATGGTGAACGGCAGCAGCGAGCAGATCAAGCAGGTCATCATGATCTTGCTGGACAATGCCGTGAAATATACCGTTCCCAAGGGGACGGTAGAGGTGATGCTTAAGAAGCAGCACCATGAGACGGTGCTGGCCATACGCAACACTGGAGAAGGCATCGCCCCCGAGCATCTGACGCGTATCTTCGACCGCTTCTATCGGGCTGATTCATCCCGGGCGCGCAAGCAGGGCGGTCACGGCCTCGGCCTGGCGATTGCCAAGTCGATTGTCGATCAGCACAAGGGCAAGCTTTATGCCGCCAGTACGGTCGGAGAGTCGACGACGTTTTATATGCATTTGACGTAA
- a CDS encoding protein adenylyltransferase SelO — MTTQELAAGWSFDNSYARLPDVFFKKQLAVPVRAPQLIILNEPLASSLGLNAQSLRSAGNVDVMAGNRVPEGAEPLAQAYAGHQFGHFNMLGDGRALLLGEQITPQGERLDIQLKGSGLTPYSRGGDGRAALGPMLREYIISEAMHALGIPTTRSLAVVTTGEKIVRESLLTGAILTRVAASHLRVGTFQYAAALGQPEALRALADYALQRHYPQALEAEHRYLALLQEVIQSQAKLIAQWMCVGFIHGVMNTDNMSISGETIDYGPCAFMDTYDPATVFSSIDRQGRYAYGNQPSIGAWNLARLAESLLPLLGEDEERAIEQAEEALKQFGEQYHHEWLRGMRAKLGLFHAEDGDKELILDLLGLMQTHRADYTNTFLALTFGQAAPGDLAAAPEYVRWQERWRERQERQPESAEQALELQRSSNPALIPRNHQVEAALSAAEEGDLSVMGRLLEALADPYAHRPQQCDYAALPEPSNLPYRTYCGT; from the coding sequence ATGACAACACAAGAATTGGCCGCAGGCTGGAGCTTCGACAATAGCTATGCCCGGTTGCCAGATGTTTTTTTTAAGAAGCAACTGGCGGTTCCGGTGCGCGCCCCGCAGCTCATTATTCTTAATGAACCGCTGGCATCCAGCCTTGGGCTGAACGCGCAGTCGCTCCGCAGCGCAGGCAATGTAGATGTCATGGCGGGCAATCGGGTGCCGGAGGGGGCAGAGCCATTGGCTCAGGCTTATGCTGGCCATCAGTTCGGGCACTTCAACATGCTGGGTGATGGCCGCGCGCTGCTGCTGGGAGAGCAGATAACACCGCAGGGCGAGCGGCTCGACATTCAGCTCAAGGGCTCCGGCTTGACACCCTACTCCCGCGGTGGGGATGGACGAGCAGCACTGGGACCGATGCTGCGGGAATATATCATTAGCGAGGCGATGCATGCGCTAGGCATTCCGACCACCCGCAGTCTGGCCGTCGTCACGACAGGCGAGAAGATTGTACGGGAATCACTGCTCACCGGCGCGATCCTGACACGGGTGGCCGCCAGCCATCTGCGCGTGGGCACCTTTCAATACGCGGCTGCTCTCGGTCAGCCGGAGGCGCTGCGCGCGCTGGCGGATTATGCGCTGCAGCGTCATTATCCGCAGGCGTTGGAGGCAGAGCATCGCTATCTGGCGCTGCTGCAAGAGGTGATTCAATCGCAGGCGAAGCTGATCGCGCAGTGGATGTGTGTCGGCTTCATCCATGGTGTGATGAATACAGACAATATGTCGATCAGTGGAGAAACGATCGATTATGGTCCTTGTGCATTTATGGATACCTACGACCCGGCGACGGTCTTCAGCTCGATCGACAGGCAGGGGCGCTATGCCTACGGCAATCAGCCGTCCATTGGAGCATGGAACCTGGCACGGCTGGCGGAGTCGCTGCTGCCGTTGCTGGGCGAGGATGAGGAGCGGGCTATTGAACAGGCCGAGGAGGCACTCAAGCAGTTCGGAGAGCAATATCATCATGAGTGGCTGAGGGGCATGCGGGCGAAGCTGGGTCTGTTCCATGCAGAGGATGGAGATAAGGAGCTGATCCTGGATTTGCTCGGTCTGATGCAAACCCATCGGGCGGACTATACGAATACGTTCCTTGCGCTGACCTTCGGTCAAGCGGCTCCGGGCGACCTGGCTGCTGCACCGGAGTATGTACGCTGGCAAGAGCGCTGGCGGGAGCGGCAGGAACGCCAGCCTGAGTCCGCCGAGCAAGCTTTGGAGCTGCAGCGCAGCAGCAATCCTGCACTCATTCCGCGCAATCACCAGGTCGAGGCTGCACTGTCCGCCGCCGAGGAGGGTGATCTGTCCGTAATGGGGCGGCTGCTGGAAGCGCTGGCTGATCCCTATGCTCATCGGCCGCAGCAATGTGATTATGCTGCTCTGCCAGAGCCGTCGAACCTACCCTACCGTACTTATTGCGGGACGTGA
- a CDS encoding carbohydrate-binding domain-containing protein, whose protein sequence is MNKLGIGSKLMMALMCAALVSACSSTPSGTVQTSASSGSSATVQYETVASSVNGSSSAAATVSFDQDDYEVDWTESATSIQLSGQGATVSGSGAVASNGVVTISKSGVYVLSGTLSDGQIVVDAQDGGTVRLVLNGTELRSSTSAPIYIKAADKTVITLAAGTTNLVEDASNYVYPDADTDEPSAAIFSKDDLTINGTGKLTVIGNYNDGITSKDDLKIVSGTLDIQAADDGMVGKDMIAILDGTFTIKAEGDGLKSSNDTDTDKGFISIAGGTYTIEAGNDGLQAETTLMVDSGTFNIITGGGYQNAEVKTETFGGGPGRGQGWSGDGGDMGMGMGRPDGTSPDGAAPGGPPPSGTTSGNAVSDTASTDGATVSAVGDASTVAPTVKTAAVSSSTEAATAAATDDTPSMKGLKASGAIMIRGGVFTIDSADDAIHSNGTVTIQDGEFSIATGDDGIHADTAVTIEGGQIVITTSYEGIEGTDVVIKGGDIQLKASDDGINAAGNDGLNNTITITGGTVHVDADGDGLDANGNIVMSGGMVIVNGPTNNGNGPLDYDGTFELSGGTLIAAGSSGMMQSASDSSSQPSVAMAYSQAQQAGELVHLEDSEGNTILTFAPAKNYQSIVISSPELKLGTTYTLYSGGSDTGTAQNGMYTGGAYSGGTQVTSFQLSSTDTWINESGVTTSRSGMGGPGGGMGGPGRGMGGQGMGESGNDRGQGGRGK, encoded by the coding sequence ATGAATAAACTTGGGATCGGCAGTAAATTAATGATGGCCCTGATGTGTGCCGCATTGGTCTCCGCGTGCAGCTCGACTCCATCTGGAACGGTTCAGACATCCGCAAGCAGTGGAAGCTCTGCGACCGTACAATATGAGACTGTTGCCTCCTCTGTGAATGGGAGCTCGTCGGCAGCGGCGACGGTCAGCTTCGACCAGGATGACTATGAGGTGGACTGGACCGAGAGTGCGACTTCGATACAGCTTAGCGGACAAGGAGCTACAGTAAGCGGCTCTGGAGCAGTAGCGAGCAATGGTGTGGTGACGATCTCTAAATCCGGCGTCTATGTGCTCAGCGGCACGTTGAGCGATGGACAGATCGTCGTCGACGCTCAGGATGGCGGTACGGTAAGGCTGGTGCTGAATGGAACGGAGCTTCGTAGCAGCACCAGTGCGCCGATCTACATCAAGGCGGCAGATAAGACGGTCATTACTCTGGCAGCGGGCACAACCAATCTGGTCGAGGATGCGAGCAATTATGTGTATCCCGACGCAGATACCGATGAGCCGTCAGCAGCGATCTTCAGCAAGGATGACCTCACCATCAATGGCACAGGCAAGCTGACGGTGATAGGGAACTACAATGATGGGATTACGAGCAAGGATGATCTTAAAATTGTGAGCGGCACCTTGGATATTCAGGCGGCAGACGATGGTATGGTGGGCAAGGATATGATCGCTATCCTGGATGGCACGTTCACCATCAAGGCTGAGGGCGATGGGCTCAAGTCTTCCAACGATACCGATACGGACAAGGGCTTCATCTCGATCGCCGGCGGTACGTATACCATCGAAGCAGGCAATGATGGCTTGCAAGCGGAGACGACCCTGATGGTGGACAGCGGCACGTTCAATATAATAACCGGAGGTGGCTACCAAAATGCCGAGGTGAAGACGGAGACCTTCGGAGGCGGCCCAGGCCGAGGGCAGGGATGGAGCGGAGACGGCGGAGACATGGGTATGGGAATGGGAAGACCAGACGGCACGTCACCAGATGGCGCAGCCCCAGGGGGGCCGCCGCCAAGCGGGACGACCTCAGGCAATGCTGTATCGGACACTGCGTCTACTGATGGAGCGACAGTCTCCGCAGTTGGAGATGCCTCTACTGTCGCGCCGACAGTGAAGACGGCTGCTGTATCCTCCTCCACTGAGGCTGCTACTGCAGCAGCAACGGACGATACGCCGAGCATGAAGGGGCTGAAGGCTTCTGGGGCGATCATGATCCGTGGCGGTGTGTTCACAATCGATTCCGCGGATGATGCCATTCACAGCAATGGTACAGTGACGATACAGGACGGCGAGTTCTCTATCGCTACAGGCGATGATGGTATTCATGCTGATACAGCAGTGACCATCGAAGGCGGCCAAATCGTGATTACGACCAGCTATGAGGGGATCGAAGGAACGGATGTGGTCATTAAGGGCGGAGACATTCAATTGAAGGCCTCGGATGATGGCATCAACGCTGCAGGAAATGATGGACTGAACAATACAATCACCATCACTGGCGGCACTGTTCATGTCGATGCCGATGGCGACGGGTTGGATGCCAATGGGAATATCGTCATGAGCGGCGGCATGGTCATTGTGAATGGTCCGACTAACAATGGCAATGGGCCACTGGATTATGACGGAACCTTCGAGTTAAGCGGAGGCACATTGATTGCTGCAGGCAGCTCGGGTATGATGCAGTCAGCCTCGGACTCGTCCAGCCAGCCGTCAGTTGCAATGGCCTACTCCCAGGCTCAGCAGGCTGGAGAGCTTGTCCATCTGGAGGACAGCGAAGGCAATACGATCCTCACCTTTGCGCCAGCGAAGAATTATCAGTCGATCGTCATCAGCTCGCCTGAGCTGAAGCTGGGAACCACCTACACGCTCTATTCGGGTGGCAGTGACACAGGCACGGCTCAGAATGGTATGTACACTGGTGGCGCCTATAGTGGCGGAACTCAGGTGACGTCCTTCCAGTTGAGCAGCACGGACACCTGGATCAATGAATCGGGCGTGACCACCAGCAGGAGCGGTATGGGCGGCCCCGGCGGCGGCATGGGCGGCCCTGGTAGAGGAATGGGCGGCCAAGGCATGGGTGAATCCGGCAACGACAGAGGACAGGGCGGCAGAGGGAAGTAG